One stretch of Vulpes lagopus strain Blue_001 chromosome X, ASM1834538v1, whole genome shotgun sequence DNA includes these proteins:
- the LOC121482582 gene encoding NADH dehydrogenase [ubiquinone] 1 beta subcomplex subunit 2, mitochondrial-like produces the protein MSALTVLASFIHIGGHFFRGSSLAAGGGRVSHAGGGVHIEPWYTQFPQLTRSQVTLAEFFTATMWFWIPWYFWHDLDAALGHLPYPDPSQWTGEELDILSDD, from the coding sequence ATGTCTGCTCTGACGGTGCTGGCATCTTTCATTCACATTGGAGGCCATTTCTTCAGAGGTAGCTCCCTGGCAGCTGGAGGCGGTAGAGTCAGTCATGCTGGTGGTGGTGTGCATATTGAGCCGTGGTATACACAGTTTCCCCAGCTGACCAGGTCCCAGGTGACCCTGGCTGAGTTCTTCACTGCAACCATGTGGTTCTGGATTCCCTGGTATTTTTGGCATGACTTAGATGCTGCTCTGGGTCACCTTCCATACCCAGATCCTTCCCAGTGGACAGGTGAAGAACTAGatatcctttctgatgactga